One segment of Marinobacter sediminum DNA contains the following:
- a CDS encoding VWA domain-containing protein translates to MRKFLTMTVLTFIVLPALARAQEAPELALPDQSDIRVIVDISGSMKDNDPDNLRQPAVRLLARMLPEGTTAGLWTFGEFVNMLVPHRDVTNEWRQTAIDRSRQINSVALRTNLGKAIEVASDGYYTNGVLDNTHFILLTDGKVDISDDPERNRLEEQRILQTVLPELVAQGATLHPVALSSQADAEFLKQLASESGGRFQIAESAEALNRVFLEALNTAVPQEQIPIEGNAFTVDDDVKEFTALIFWGQDETGATRELELVRPDGVAVTLSSPPENMRWAREAGYDLVTVNEPLAGDWRIKGELGEGSRVTVVSDLRMVVSPVPSTFSEQAPVDLRIAFFESAEKITNQDFLKVLNVSLTITSEDGRSGTKVLSAEQPPEDGVYSDSIGRLPAEGVYRIDVVADGQTFGRKFTATARFSVPEGAAPVEPVVQEDDGPGEEKPPQVASEPEQEGKPVAREESEAGPAPTIESPIDVSQAEQPQAEKPADTEPLAIENDETNQLPFPLWMLGAGGGGLAVLLLAWFAVKKRKNRTAAQAAAERETIADLDEELEPEVPEPVETPESEPDSEEIPEVTDEAVPEDDPAEPEAVVDAQDEDIPVADAVVDSSAASDEDEAIPELDEVADEPDSEDDEDEFGLEDFDLSEFDDLPDYEDDDLEASDEAPKKKTEDKDQKK, encoded by the coding sequence ATGCGTAAATTTCTGACGATGACCGTTCTGACGTTCATCGTTTTGCCAGCCTTAGCGCGTGCCCAGGAGGCGCCGGAACTCGCACTTCCGGACCAGTCCGATATCCGGGTTATCGTTGATATTTCGGGCTCCATGAAGGATAACGATCCTGACAACCTGAGGCAGCCAGCGGTCAGGCTCCTTGCCCGTATGCTCCCGGAAGGAACCACGGCGGGTCTCTGGACCTTCGGGGAGTTCGTGAATATGCTCGTTCCCCACCGTGACGTTACGAATGAGTGGCGCCAGACGGCTATCGATCGCTCCCGCCAGATTAACTCTGTTGCCCTGCGAACTAACCTTGGCAAGGCCATTGAGGTTGCAAGCGATGGCTACTACACCAACGGGGTTCTTGATAATACCCATTTCATTCTGCTGACTGATGGCAAGGTCGATATTTCGGATGATCCGGAACGTAATCGTTTGGAAGAGCAACGAATTCTTCAAACAGTTCTTCCGGAACTCGTGGCCCAGGGCGCAACGCTGCATCCCGTTGCCCTGTCTTCCCAGGCGGATGCTGAATTTCTTAAGCAGCTCGCCAGCGAATCCGGAGGGCGTTTCCAGATAGCGGAGAGCGCGGAAGCACTGAACCGGGTATTTCTGGAGGCTCTGAACACGGCGGTTCCTCAGGAACAGATTCCTATTGAAGGCAATGCCTTCACCGTGGATGACGATGTAAAAGAGTTTACTGCTCTGATCTTCTGGGGGCAGGATGAAACAGGGGCCACCCGGGAGCTGGAGCTGGTGCGACCCGATGGTGTCGCTGTGACGCTGTCCAGCCCCCCGGAAAACATGCGCTGGGCCAGAGAGGCCGGCTATGATCTGGTAACGGTTAACGAACCGTTAGCGGGTGATTGGCGTATCAAAGGGGAGTTGGGCGAGGGCAGTCGGGTGACAGTTGTCAGCGACTTGCGGATGGTGGTCAGTCCGGTTCCGTCAACATTTTCAGAGCAAGCTCCCGTTGATTTGCGGATTGCATTCTTCGAAAGTGCGGAGAAAATCACCAACCAGGACTTCCTCAAAGTCTTGAACGTCAGCCTTACAATAACGTCCGAAGATGGTCGAAGCGGCACCAAGGTTCTTTCCGCGGAACAGCCGCCAGAAGATGGCGTTTATTCCGACTCTATTGGCCGGCTGCCGGCTGAGGGAGTTTACCGAATTGACGTAGTGGCAGACGGCCAGACGTTCGGGCGCAAGTTTACCGCAACGGCCAGGTTCAGTGTTCCTGAGGGCGCTGCTCCAGTGGAGCCTGTTGTTCAGGAGGATGATGGCCCCGGTGAAGAAAAACCGCCACAGGTAGCCTCTGAGCCTGAACAGGAAGGGAAACCTGTTGCCAGAGAGGAATCAGAAGCCGGGCCGGCGCCCACTATCGAGAGCCCAATTGACGTCAGCCAGGCGGAGCAGCCACAGGCTGAGAAGCCTGCTGATACCGAGCCTTTAGCGATCGAAAACGACGAAACGAACCAGTTGCCGTTCCCCTTGTGGATGCTCGGAGCGGGGGGAGGTGGTCTTGCGGTTCTATTGCTTGCCTGGTTTGCAGTAAAGAAACGCAAGAACCGAACGGCTGCCCAGGCCGCAGCAGAACGGGAAACCATCGCTGACCTGGATGAGGAACTTGAGCCTGAAGTCCCGGAACCGGTCGAAACGCCAGAGTCAGAACCTGATTCAGAGGAAATTCCGGAGGTGACGGACGAAGCGGTCCCGGAAGATGATCCGGCAGAACCTGAAGCTGTCGTCGATGCCCAGGATGAGGACATCCCTGTTGCAGATGCTGTCGTCGATTCCAGTGCGGCGTCTGATGAGGACGAGGCCATTCCCGAGCTGGATGAAGTAGCCGACGAGCCGGATAGCGAGGATGACGAGGATGAGTTTGGTCTGGAAGATTTCGATCTTTCCGAATTCGACGATCTTCCCGACTACGAAGACGATGACTTAGAGGCGTCGGATGAGGCGCCTAAAAAGAAAACTGAAGACAAAGATCAGAAAAAGTAA
- a CDS encoding lysophospholipid acyltransferase family protein, which produces MSLASFLKSRLIPAELDQHINRIRKPIGSLGYDPWGYNNEAMKYGFALTKQLYEKYFRVEAHGVENIPAEGPVLIIGNHSGQLPLDGILVGYALAARQENPRIPRAMIERFFPTVPWLGNLLNEVGAVLGDPVNCAKMLANDEAVIVFPEGVRGSGKLYHDRYELKRFGNGFMHLAMKYKAPIVPVGVVGCEETIPAIANIKPLAKALGIPYAPVAMPVVLPAKVHLNFGAPMHFDDLEIPEEQVTERVEKVKAEINRLIDKGLSERKRLF; this is translated from the coding sequence ATGAGCCTGGCATCGTTTCTCAAATCCAGACTGATTCCTGCCGAGCTGGACCAGCATATTAACCGTATCCGCAAACCCATCGGAAGTCTGGGCTACGACCCCTGGGGATACAACAATGAGGCCATGAAATACGGCTTTGCGCTCACGAAGCAGCTTTATGAAAAATACTTCCGCGTCGAAGCACACGGGGTGGAAAATATTCCGGCAGAAGGCCCGGTGCTGATCATTGGTAATCATAGCGGACAACTGCCCCTGGACGGCATTCTGGTCGGCTACGCTCTGGCCGCCCGTCAAGAAAACCCGCGAATTCCGCGCGCAATGATTGAGCGCTTTTTCCCTACCGTCCCCTGGCTTGGCAACCTGCTTAACGAAGTGGGCGCAGTGCTGGGTGACCCGGTCAACTGTGCCAAGATGCTCGCCAATGACGAGGCCGTTATTGTATTCCCGGAGGGTGTAAGGGGCTCGGGAAAGCTCTATCACGATCGCTACGAGCTGAAACGGTTTGGCAACGGGTTCATGCACCTCGCCATGAAATACAAGGCACCAATTGTTCCCGTAGGCGTCGTGGGGTGCGAAGAAACCATACCTGCTATCGCGAACATCAAGCCTCTCGCAAAGGCCCTTGGCATCCCCTACGCTCCGGTTGCAATGCCCGTTGTGTTGCCAGCGAAGGTCCACCTCAACTTTGGCGCGCCCATGCATTTTGATGACCTTGAGATCCCCGAAGAACAGGTCACTGAACGTGTGGAGAAAGTAAAGGCTGAGATAAACCGGCTGATTGACAAGGGATTGAGCGAAAGGAAAAGGCTGTTCTGA
- the recR gene encoding recombination mediator RecR, producing MAFSPLVDELVESLCCLPGVGQKTAQRMAFHLLERGRSGGTRLSDALENAMTGVRRCESCQNFADTELCGICETPSRSNGTLCVVESPSDLLAIEQAGDYKGGYFVLMGHLSPIDGVGPEEIGIERLLERINQEGVTELILATNPTVEGEATAHYIADRLDGREILITRLAHGIPVGGELGYVDGFTLTHAFRGRKPLSE from the coding sequence ATGGCGTTCAGCCCGCTGGTTGATGAACTTGTTGAATCCCTTTGCTGTCTGCCGGGTGTCGGCCAGAAAACAGCCCAGCGAATGGCGTTCCATCTGCTGGAGCGTGGTCGTTCCGGTGGCACACGTCTTTCAGATGCGCTGGAAAACGCGATGACCGGTGTGCGCCGTTGCGAAAGCTGTCAGAACTTTGCTGATACAGAGTTATGCGGTATTTGTGAAACGCCATCGAGAAGCAATGGCACACTGTGCGTGGTTGAAAGCCCCTCGGATCTGCTGGCTATCGAGCAGGCAGGCGATTACAAAGGGGGCTATTTTGTTTTGATGGGTCATCTTTCGCCAATCGATGGCGTGGGGCCGGAAGAGATCGGGATTGAGCGACTGCTGGAGCGGATAAACCAGGAGGGCGTTACTGAACTTATTCTGGCAACCAATCCGACGGTTGAAGGTGAGGCGACGGCCCACTATATCGCTGACAGACTGGATGGACGCGAGATCCTGATCACTCGGCTCGCCCACGGCATTCCTGTCGGCGGCGAGCTGGGTTATGTGGACGGCTTTACGCTGACCCACGCTTTCCGCGGACGCAAACCACTCTCCGAATAA
- a CDS encoding SDR family oxidoreductase yields MTNQRRPHILVTGAAGALAKRVINQLRDHCDLVAVDFREQVYLGDDIPSYCIDFNKRVFEDLFRRYKFDGVIHLGRIQSSQLTRMRRYNANVLGTQKLLDLSHKYGIKRVVVLSTFHVYGAVAYNPALIDESAPLKSAGLSADLVDSVELENLANIYLWRYPQLNITILRPCNIVGPGVRNTISSLLASGRAPVLAGFSPMMQFIHIDDMADAIVLAYRKPARGVFNVAPQDWIAYQHALKLCGCKRIQIPSVPPIVPRLILRTLNLRSFPSYLMAFFKYPVVIDGRAFAREFEFQPKRSLKEIFRFYRENKHPV; encoded by the coding sequence ATGACCAACCAACGAAGACCACACATACTCGTGACCGGCGCTGCTGGCGCCCTCGCAAAGAGAGTTATCAATCAACTTCGCGATCACTGTGACCTGGTTGCCGTAGACTTCCGGGAACAGGTTTATCTTGGTGATGACATTCCCAGCTACTGCATCGATTTCAACAAGCGGGTGTTTGAAGACCTGTTCCGTCGCTACAAATTCGACGGCGTGATCCATCTCGGCCGAATCCAGTCCAGCCAGCTCACCCGAATGCGGCGCTACAACGCAAATGTCCTTGGCACCCAGAAGCTACTGGACCTTAGCCACAAATACGGGATCAAACGCGTGGTGGTGCTTTCCACATTCCATGTGTATGGCGCTGTTGCCTATAACCCGGCACTGATTGACGAATCAGCACCCCTGAAAAGTGCCGGCTTGAGTGCGGATCTGGTGGATTCTGTTGAGCTGGAGAATCTGGCCAACATTTACCTCTGGCGGTACCCGCAGCTGAACATCACAATTTTGCGCCCCTGCAATATTGTCGGGCCCGGTGTACGCAATACCATCAGCTCGCTTCTTGCCAGCGGGCGGGCCCCAGTGCTAGCCGGATTCTCACCCATGATGCAGTTCATCCACATTGACGACATGGCCGATGCCATCGTACTGGCTTATAGAAAACCCGCCCGGGGTGTTTTCAATGTCGCGCCGCAGGATTGGATCGCCTATCAGCATGCCCTGAAACTCTGTGGCTGCAAACGAATACAGATCCCTTCGGTTCCACCGATAGTTCCAAGGTTGATACTTCGCACACTCAACCTGCGAAGTTTTCCTTCGTATCTTATGGCGTTTTTCAAGTATCCTGTCGTTATTGACGGCAGAGCGTTCGCCAGGGAATTCGAATTCCAGCCAAAGCGTTCGCTCAAGGAGATTTTCCGGTTCTATCGGGAGAACAAACATCCCGTGTGA
- a CDS encoding D-hexose-6-phosphate mutarotase produces the protein MSESSNRPPISLSPGQWSFTRWNTIGQLEALEVHHPLFQATIFLQGAHLAHFAPQDQMEWLWLSDTARFEPGRPIRGGVPICWPWFGDPARNPPEVRKRIHSDAAHGFARSVLWKLEDVRESAHEVEISLSLDANEDFADVWTGHALALLTFSFSVRGCQLALTTTNLDSNPMAFSQALHTYFSTADISRTRVLGLGTSNYIDALNDWEYCTQDGPVYFEGETDRIYESGEPLTIVTPAGSRKLTAVGSDSTVVWNPGPDKAARLSDFPDTAWKTMLCVETANAAGDYRVLNEGQSHTLGVFIGRT, from the coding sequence ATGTCTGAAAGCAGTAACAGACCGCCAATCTCGCTTTCCCCGGGCCAATGGTCTTTCACCCGCTGGAACACCATCGGGCAACTGGAGGCACTGGAAGTTCATCACCCCCTGTTTCAGGCGACCATCTTTCTTCAAGGGGCTCATCTGGCCCACTTTGCGCCTCAAGACCAGATGGAGTGGCTTTGGCTGAGTGACACCGCCCGCTTCGAGCCAGGCCGGCCGATCCGGGGGGGCGTACCCATCTGCTGGCCCTGGTTCGGAGATCCTGCCCGGAATCCTCCCGAAGTCCGCAAGCGGATCCATAGCGACGCTGCTCACGGCTTCGCCCGGTCGGTCTTGTGGAAACTGGAAGATGTACGGGAAAGCGCCCATGAAGTGGAAATCAGCTTATCACTCGACGCTAACGAAGATTTCGCGGATGTCTGGACCGGACATGCCCTGGCACTGCTAACTTTCAGCTTTTCAGTCAGGGGCTGCCAGCTCGCACTGACAACAACCAATCTCGACAGCAACCCGATGGCTTTCAGTCAGGCACTGCATACCTACTTTTCTACGGCCGATATTTCCCGCACCCGCGTCCTGGGCTTAGGCACAAGCAACTACATCGACGCGCTGAACGACTGGGAGTATTGCACTCAGGATGGCCCGGTCTATTTTGAGGGTGAAACCGACCGGATATACGAAAGCGGAGAGCCTCTGACCATCGTCACTCCGGCAGGCAGCCGAAAGCTAACGGCCGTTGGGAGCGACTCGACGGTGGTCTGGAATCCAGGACCGGACAAAGCTGCCAGGCTCTCGGATTTTCCGGACACAGCCTGGAAAACCATGCTGTGTGTCGAAACCGCCAATGCAGCCGGAGACTATCGCGTGCTTAATGAAGGCCAGAGTCACACACTGGGCGTTTTCATAGGACGAACGTGA
- the dnaX gene encoding DNA polymerase III subunit gamma/tau gives MSYQVLARKWRPRTFEDMVGQEHVLQALIHALENQRLHHAYLFTGTRGVGKTTIGRLLARCLNCETGITPKPCGECSSCREIQEGRFVDLIEIDAASRTGVDDMRELTDNVQYAPSRGRYKVYLIDEVHMLTNQSFNAFLKTLEEPPDHVKFLLATTDPQKLPVTVLSRCLQFNLKRMTPEHIAGHLQHVLTAEQIPFEEPALWLLARAADGSMRDALSLTDQAIAFGNQKLAANDVSTMLGTIDQRDIERLVNALVERDGPGMLAEIGRVSDFAPDYSVILADLLSLFHRVTMEQVVPGSADNALGDAGQVQALARRLSAEDAQLFYQAALMGRKDLAITPDARMGFEMTLLRMLAFRPGADRREPPAVSSAGQSGAGESRDEPEPAQANQAAPAVESSQAEDLQERAAEVKPVVDPPEPAPLPKEGQNPEAPEPGLPPEPEPPADDSWLASLDAQAEASVPDEDARYQEPTDYSQSLVEPSVDPVAEESRAPEPAPEPQHRSEPVTSAEPEFESVEEQDGEFVWERDFRSLGIVGMPGNLASHGAMAWENETIVLTIDDGHARLLNGRHEEKILAGLRSRFGDTIQLRIERGSPGPHTPAAYEERLRKVRQQAAEESIRKDPAVQSIVERFEARVVEESIRPIETSRR, from the coding sequence ATGAGCTACCAGGTACTTGCCCGTAAATGGCGCCCCCGCACGTTCGAGGATATGGTGGGCCAGGAACATGTGCTCCAGGCATTGATTCATGCCCTGGAAAATCAGCGCCTGCACCATGCCTATCTGTTTACCGGCACCCGCGGTGTTGGCAAAACGACCATTGGGCGACTGCTGGCGCGCTGCCTGAACTGTGAAACCGGTATTACGCCAAAGCCTTGCGGCGAGTGTTCCAGTTGCAGGGAGATTCAGGAAGGCCGGTTTGTCGACCTGATCGAAATTGACGCCGCGTCCCGAACTGGCGTTGATGATATGCGGGAACTCACCGATAACGTCCAGTATGCGCCCAGCCGCGGCCGCTACAAGGTGTACCTCATTGATGAGGTGCACATGCTGACCAACCAGTCGTTCAACGCCTTTCTGAAGACCCTGGAAGAGCCGCCCGACCACGTTAAATTCCTGCTCGCGACTACGGATCCCCAAAAGCTGCCGGTGACGGTGCTTTCACGCTGCCTGCAGTTTAATCTCAAGCGGATGACACCCGAACACATTGCCGGTCATCTCCAGCATGTCTTGACGGCTGAGCAGATTCCTTTTGAAGAGCCGGCCTTATGGCTTCTGGCACGCGCGGCTGATGGAAGTATGCGGGATGCCCTGAGTCTCACCGATCAGGCGATTGCTTTTGGCAACCAGAAGCTGGCAGCCAACGATGTCAGCACTATGCTGGGAACCATCGATCAGCGGGATATCGAGCGTCTGGTTAATGCGCTGGTTGAGCGTGATGGTCCCGGAATGCTGGCGGAAATAGGCAGGGTCTCTGACTTTGCACCTGATTACAGTGTGATTCTTGCCGATCTTCTTTCGCTGTTTCATCGTGTGACCATGGAGCAGGTTGTACCGGGCAGCGCAGATAATGCCCTGGGCGATGCCGGGCAGGTGCAGGCACTGGCCCGCAGACTAAGTGCCGAAGATGCACAGCTCTTTTATCAGGCGGCATTGATGGGGCGAAAGGATCTGGCGATCACACCGGATGCGCGCATGGGTTTCGAGATGACCCTGCTGCGGATGCTTGCGTTTCGCCCGGGTGCGGACAGGAGAGAGCCGCCGGCAGTGAGCTCCGCTGGGCAGTCAGGTGCCGGAGAATCCCGGGATGAACCCGAGCCTGCGCAAGCCAATCAGGCTGCACCTGCGGTTGAGTCAAGTCAGGCTGAAGACCTGCAGGAACGGGCTGCCGAGGTAAAACCTGTCGTTGATCCGCCAGAACCGGCGCCGCTCCCGAAAGAGGGTCAAAATCCGGAAGCTCCCGAGCCCGGCCTGCCGCCGGAACCTGAGCCGCCAGCTGATGATTCCTGGCTGGCGAGCCTTGATGCACAGGCCGAGGCTTCAGTGCCGGATGAGGACGCGAGGTACCAGGAGCCCACCGATTACAGTCAGTCTCTTGTAGAACCCAGTGTCGACCCGGTGGCTGAAGAATCGCGGGCGCCGGAGCCGGCCCCAGAACCTCAGCACAGGTCTGAGCCTGTAACCTCTGCGGAACCTGAATTCGAATCGGTTGAGGAGCAGGACGGAGAGTTTGTCTGGGAACGGGATTTCCGCTCACTGGGGATCGTCGGAATGCCCGGTAATCTGGCCAGTCATGGTGCTATGGCATGGGAAAATGAAACCATTGTTCTCACCATTGACGATGGCCATGCCCGGTTGTTGAACGGGCGGCATGAGGAAAAGATCCTTGCAGGCTTGAGAAGTCGGTTTGGTGACACCATTCAGTTACGTATAGAGCGGGGCAGTCCAGGCCCTCATACGCCGGCGGCTTATGAGGAGCGCTTGCGTAAAGTCCGTCAGCAGGCTGCGGAGGAGTCTATCCGGAAAGATCCGGCAGTGCAGTCCATCGTTGAACGATTTGAGGCACGGGTAGTCGAAGAGAGTATCCGGCCGATCGAGACAAGCAGGAGATAA
- a CDS encoding YcgL domain-containing protein, with translation MKEREFVSVFRSSKKNDTYLFVRRGQNWQELPESLTVIFGEPVHSMDLILTPDRKLARTNGRQILDALEEKDFFLQMPEEQGGYVVDFRRKPEQQDR, from the coding sequence ATGAAAGAACGAGAATTTGTTTCTGTGTTCCGCAGCAGCAAGAAAAATGACACTTACCTGTTTGTTCGCCGGGGACAGAACTGGCAAGAGCTTCCAGAAAGTCTTACCGTTATTTTCGGAGAGCCGGTCCATTCGATGGATCTTATTCTGACACCGGACCGGAAACTGGCCAGAACGAACGGCAGGCAGATTTTGGATGCCCTCGAAGAAAAGGATTTTTTCCTGCAAATGCCGGAAGAGCAGGGTGGATATGTGGTCGATTTTCGCCGAAAACCGGAGCAGCAGGATAGATGA
- a CDS encoding YbaB/EbfC family nucleoid-associated protein has product MMNDMGDLMKKAQKMQEDMQKAQEEIAKAEVTGEAGAGLVKVTMNGRHDVRKVDIDPSLLSEEKEILEDLLAAAVNDAVRRVEANQKDKMSGMMSGMGMPPGFKMPF; this is encoded by the coding sequence ATGATGAACGATATGGGCGACCTGATGAAAAAAGCCCAGAAGATGCAGGAAGATATGCAGAAGGCCCAGGAAGAGATTGCCAAGGCAGAAGTAACTGGCGAAGCGGGCGCGGGGCTTGTGAAGGTAACCATGAATGGTCGTCACGATGTTCGAAAGGTAGACATCGATCCATCATTGTTGTCCGAAGAGAAGGAAATCCTGGAAGACCTTCTGGCGGCGGCGGTTAACGACGCGGTTCGTCGCGTTGAAGCCAACCAGAAAGACAAAATGTCGGGCATGATGTCCGGAATGGGAATGCCTCCCGGTTTCAAGATGCCTTTTTAA
- a CDS encoding 2OG-Fe(II) oxygenase codes for MNNPVVTAINDPLVRSVDTLLDAVAGDELPPTAGHLQPLSEGSEQWLDELADGLCSHGWVTLDVRERMGTGLLQALAAEVGILHRTDAMKKAGIGRGNDLMRDRSVRRDKIAWLQGITTPQAALFEFLDALREGLNRRLFLGLKRFETHYATYQPGDFYKKHLDSFQGRASRVVSLVLYLNENWQAADGGALQVFNQENDNEVCGLVLPELGRMALFLSEEIPHEVLPANRTRYSLACWFRQDEVPLPL; via the coding sequence ATGAATAATCCGGTTGTCACCGCCATTAATGATCCGTTGGTCAGGTCTGTCGATACTTTGCTGGACGCCGTTGCCGGGGACGAGTTACCTCCCACGGCCGGTCATCTGCAGCCTCTAAGCGAGGGTAGCGAGCAATGGCTTGATGAGTTGGCGGACGGTCTCTGCAGTCACGGTTGGGTGACGTTGGACGTGCGCGAGCGGATGGGCACGGGGCTGCTGCAGGCGCTTGCTGCTGAAGTTGGGATTCTGCACCGTACTGACGCCATGAAAAAGGCGGGTATCGGCCGTGGCAATGACCTCATGCGCGACCGCTCGGTACGCAGAGACAAGATTGCCTGGCTTCAGGGGATAACGACACCTCAGGCCGCCCTGTTCGAATTTCTTGATGCCCTTCGCGAAGGCCTGAACCGCCGACTGTTCCTGGGTCTGAAGCGATTTGAAACCCACTATGCCACCTATCAGCCCGGGGACTTTTACAAGAAGCACCTGGACAGCTTTCAGGGGCGGGCTTCCAGGGTGGTCAGTCTGGTGCTGTACCTGAATGAGAACTGGCAGGCTGCAGATGGTGGCGCGCTGCAGGTGTTTAATCAGGAAAATGACAACGAAGTCTGCGGGCTGGTTTTGCCGGAGCTGGGGCGCATGGCACTGTTCCTGAGCGAGGAGATTCCCCACGAGGTACTTCCTGCCAACCGCACCCGCTATAGTCTTGCCTGTTGGTTCCGCCAGGACGAAGTGCCACTGCCGCTCTAA
- a CDS encoding YcgN family cysteine cluster protein produces the protein MIAQIPFWQRKRLSEMTSGEWESLCDGCGKCCLNKLEDEDTGEVYHTDLVCRYMDQETCRCTVYSERLKKVPGCTVLTADTVNNYHWLPYTCAYRTLAEGRPLADWHPLRSGSPDSVHEAGISIRHKTVSEDQVPEEDWEEHIIHWML, from the coding sequence ATGATTGCGCAGATTCCGTTCTGGCAACGAAAACGCCTGAGCGAGATGACCTCTGGCGAGTGGGAGTCACTCTGTGACGGCTGTGGAAAGTGCTGCCTGAACAAGCTGGAGGATGAAGATACCGGCGAGGTTTACCATACCGATCTAGTTTGTCGTTATATGGATCAGGAAACCTGTCGCTGCACGGTTTATTCCGAGCGATTGAAAAAAGTGCCCGGGTGTACAGTGCTGACAGCGGATACCGTGAACAATTACCATTGGCTCCCTTACACCTGTGCCTACCGTACCCTGGCCGAAGGCAGACCGTTGGCGGACTGGCACCCGTTAAGGAGTGGCAGTCCCGATTCGGTTCATGAGGCGGGTATTTCAATCCGTCACAAAACGGTTTCCGAGGACCAGGTCCCCGAAGAAGATTGGGAAGAACACATCATTCACTGGATGCTGTAA
- a CDS encoding ribonuclease D, which yields MAPSIPAVDVPPAPDTIHWIREPEALDQWLAKAPGSPLALDTEFERVNTFHPIPGLVQLGLDGEFCLVDPAVAERSKGFREVLSDTETPKLLYAMSEDLELFRQWLGIEPKGVLDLQIGAAMAGAGFSLGYARLVETLFGETLDKSATRSDWLARPLSDAQQRYAVDDIRFLEPMYRWVMGHLRERGLEHALPEESTRFADELAEQDDPGTHYLKLRGGWTLTPQQQGVLKELVKWREQECQRRDRPRNRVLADPLLIAIADKMPKSLRELSNIQGLPTGAVRRYGETLQHLVEGAVNADNSGLERIAPPLNRDQQAFLKILKRLFRKAAEHADIPVELLAPRKRLEKVVQEKSLSGQPFFHGWREQILAPVRPEIEELLTS from the coding sequence ATGGCACCATCCATTCCGGCTGTTGATGTACCTCCGGCACCTGACACGATTCACTGGATCCGGGAGCCAGAGGCTCTTGATCAATGGCTGGCCAAGGCCCCTGGCAGCCCTCTGGCACTGGATACCGAATTCGAACGGGTAAATACCTTTCACCCAATACCAGGGCTCGTGCAACTGGGGTTGGACGGGGAGTTCTGTCTGGTAGATCCAGCCGTTGCAGAAAGATCGAAGGGTTTTCGGGAGGTATTGTCCGATACCGAAACACCAAAACTCCTTTATGCAATGAGCGAGGATCTGGAGTTGTTTCGCCAGTGGCTGGGCATTGAACCGAAGGGAGTGCTGGACCTTCAGATCGGGGCGGCGATGGCTGGCGCGGGTTTTTCTCTGGGGTACGCCCGGCTGGTAGAGACACTGTTCGGTGAGACTCTGGATAAGTCGGCGACCCGCTCCGACTGGCTGGCCCGGCCTTTGTCAGATGCCCAGCAGCGTTACGCTGTAGACGATATCCGGTTTCTGGAACCGATGTACCGGTGGGTGATGGGCCATTTGCGCGAGCGGGGCCTGGAGCATGCGCTTCCCGAAGAATCAACGCGGTTTGCTGACGAATTGGCAGAACAGGACGACCCCGGAACACATTACCTGAAATTGCGGGGCGGCTGGACACTAACCCCGCAGCAACAGGGCGTGTTGAAGGAGTTGGTAAAGTGGCGAGAGCAGGAGTGCCAACGCAGGGATCGTCCCCGTAATCGGGTGCTGGCAGACCCTTTGCTTATTGCGATTGCCGACAAAATGCCAAAGTCCCTGAGGGAGCTGTCCAACATTCAAGGGCTGCCGACCGGGGCTGTCAGGCGCTATGGTGAAACACTGCAACACCTTGTTGAAGGCGCCGTTAACGCAGATAATTCAGGCTTGGAACGCATTGCGCCTCCGCTCAACAGGGACCAGCAGGCCTTTCTCAAAATCTTAAAGCGCTTATTCAGAAAAGCTGCTGAACATGCTGATATACCTGTTGAATTGCTTGCGCCAAGAAAACGACTTGAAAAGGTGGTCCAGGAAAAAAGTCTGAGTGGCCAGCCGTTTTTCCATGGCTGGCGCGAACAGATACTGGCTCCTGTCAGACCCGAAATTGAGGAATTGCTGACATCATGA